One Thermodesulfobacteriota bacterium genomic window, TACGGCCTATCGCGCATAAAAAACATATAACCCTCGACGCCAGAGAGGCGCACGCCTCCCCGCTGATAAGGGCCGACAGGGGCAAGTTCAAGCAGATACTGCTGAATCTATTGTCCAACGCGGTAAAGTTCAACGTCGAGGGCGGCTCGGTCGTCGTGGACTGGGACATGGTCGAAGAGCCGCGGGGCATGGAGATGAAAAGGTTCCTCGTCCTGTCGGTAAGGGATACGGGCATAGGCATAAAGGAGGAAGATCTAAAGAGGGTCTTCCTGGAGTTCGAACAGCTCGACTCCTCCATCACGCGGGAGTACGGCGGTACGGGGCTGGGTCTCGCGCTTACCAAGAAGCTGGTGGAACTGCACGGGGGGGAGATACGGGCGGAGAGCGACGAGGGGGCCGGGTCGGTCTTTACGGTAAAACTTCCACAGGAATTCGAGAGGGTGGCGGCGCCGGTACTTACGGGGCAAGCTCCCGTGGAGGCGGAGGAGAAGAGAGAGGAGCGCCCGCGCATACTCGTTGCCGCCGAGAGCTCCGATATAAACCGGCTGATCGAGGTATATCTCTCCAGCGAGTGGTACGACATCGTGATCTGCCCCGACGGAGCGGACCTCATAAAGAAGGCCGGGGAGAAAAGGAAAAAACCCTTTGCCGCCGTCATAGGTATTACCATTCCCAGGAAGGACGGCTGGGAGGTCCTGAAGGAGATGAAGGCCGACCCGGAGCTGGCCGATATCCCGGTGATAATCGTATCGGCGACGGACAACAGGGAACTCGGGTTGAGCCTCGGCGCCGCGGACTACCTCATAAAGCCCGTAAGCAAGAAGAAGCTCTTGCGTGCGCTTGAGCGCCTTAGTTACACGAAGAGTCTCGGCAGGAGTGTCTTCAATATCCTGGTAGTGGACGATGAGCCTCAGATACTCAAGATACTCGACGACCTCTTGAGGGAGGAGGGTTTTGGCGTGATCAAGGCGAAGGACGGGCAGGAGGCGGTACGTCTGGCCGTGGAGAAGGTGCCGGATATCATGATACTCGACCTTATGATGCCCGGCATGAGCGGCTTCGACGTAATAAATAAGTTGAAAGACCACCCCGAAGCGGGGGATATCCCGATAATAATCTCCACCGCGAGGGAGATAACGAACGAGGACATCAAGCTGCTCGGTGGAAACGTCAAGAAGATACTGCAGAAGGCCGACTTCTCCAGGGGGAAGCTGCTCTCGGAGATAAGGCTCCTTGAGATGGCGTACCCGGAAAGGTCGGACCTTGTAGACCGGACCACCAAACTTCCCAACAAAAGATACTTCGAGGGGGCGTTTTCCCGCGAGATGTCGAAGGCGACGGATGACGGGTACGTCTTTTCGGTCTCCCTGGTGGCTATAGACGATTTTTCCGCGTTCACCGGGAGCGGCGCCCTTAGAGAGATCGGGGCCCTTTTCAAAGAAAACCTCAGGGGGGGGGACTTCGTCGCAAAGTACGACGATGACGAGTTAGCGATGCTCCTTCCCGGCGTCACCGGCGAACAGGCCCACAAGGTGGCCGAAAAACTCAGGGGGATAATCGAGTCCCACTCCTTCGCCGGCGGAGGAGTGGAGGGAAAAGGGCTTACGGTAAGCATAGCCGTAGCGTCACTTCCGGCGGACGGCAGCCTCGACGTCCTGAAGGAACTCGAAGCCGCTATAAGGGACATGCGCTCGTCCGGCGGCAACAGAGTGTCGCCCATAAGGGGGTTGGACAATGGTTAGCGCAAGGAAGGGAAAGGTCCTGGTCGTCGAGGACAACGTTATGAACAAAATCCTCGTCAAGGAGATACTCAACCTCCACGGCTATGAGGTCATAGAGGCGGCAACGGGCGAAGAGGCCGTTGAGATGGCCTTAAGCGGTAAGCCGGACATAGTGTTGATGGACGTAAACCTGCCCGGTATGGACGGTGTGGCCGCTACCAGGGCGATCAAGGATACGGAGGGGTTCGAGGGGATGCCGGTCGTGGCCATTACCGCTTCGGCCATGAAGGGAGACGAGGAAAAGTTCATGGGGAGCGGTTTCGACGGCTACATCCCCAAGCCCGTGGACGTGGCGGTGCTCCTTGACAGTATAGAGCGGGCCCTGAGACAACGCAAGCCCGGTTAAGCCCCGCCGCTCTTCTTAAGGGCGGCCAGTGCCCTCCTGACCCTTGTCATATCCTTCCCCACGAGCTTTCTCCCCCCGTACCTTGCCTCCTGAAAGGCCTCTGTTATTAAGGTCACCTCCGCCATGGCAGAGCGCGCCGCGAACTCCCTCGGCGTTTCGAAGGGCTCTTTATTGAGTCCCTTTTTTTCGAGCGCGGAGAGCATATCGAGATAGAAGCGCGGCGTCCCTCCCGCCCTCGGCACTCTCCCGCCGCCGGAGGCCTTGAGTATATAGAAAATAATGAGGAGGGTCATCGTCAGCAGGGCCGCTCCCACAGGCCGCCCGAATGAAGTCCCGCCCGGCCACCCTTCCCGGAGCGCATTTCTGAAAAACTCCCGTATCCCCGTAAACTCCTTTTCAACCGTAAGC contains:
- a CDS encoding response regulator; the protein is MMPRGIFSALSISNKIAVVFLLLLVMVGVGGGVGLYSMGQVSLFTETLYKDSFQRAENLSTVEREFLFQRQELFLHIIITDESSKYFLKEAMAERRKKMARLLEEYRSPGLSGEQQGRVDDLGGLLKGYWAVQGEVVELSASGQRNPALELLGGKGTTSFHGAIDTLKAVIKDERAAAYEAYQKTEHSIRIFTYATLALTVLAILLAAGMWYILTRAIVRPILSIEDSARKMAGGDMSQRAPVVSGDEIGDLAEEFNRMAGSLEGYYTSLEGKVAERTDELGRANEELEAKKMELETKNEDLARASLMKSQFLANVSHELRTPLNSIIGFSELLQEKAFGKLSEKQGQYVNFIHSSGGHLLQLINNILDLSKIEVGRMELSHEEFPLSEILGEIMGTVRPIAHKKHITLDAREAHASPLIRADRGKFKQILLNLLSNAVKFNVEGGSVVVDWDMVEEPRGMEMKRFLVLSVRDTGIGIKEEDLKRVFLEFEQLDSSITREYGGTGLGLALTKKLVELHGGEIRAESDEGAGSVFTVKLPQEFERVAAPVLTGQAPVEAEEKREERPRILVAAESSDINRLIEVYLSSEWYDIVICPDGADLIKKAGEKRKKPFAAVIGITIPRKDGWEVLKEMKADPELADIPVIIVSATDNRELGLSLGAADYLIKPVSKKKLLRALERLSYTKSLGRSVFNILVVDDEPQILKILDDLLREEGFGVIKAKDGQEAVRLAVEKVPDIMILDLMMPGMSGFDVINKLKDHPEAGDIPIIISTAREITNEDIKLLGGNVKKILQKADFSRGKLLSEIRLLEMAYPERSDLVDRTTKLPNKRYFEGAFSREMSKATDDGYVFSVSLVAIDDFSAFTGSGALREIGALFKENLRGGDFVAKYDDDELAMLLPGVTGEQAHKVAEKLRGIIESHSFAGGGVEGKGLTVSIAVASLPADGSLDVLKELEAAIRDMRSSGGNRVSPIRGLDNG
- a CDS encoding response regulator yields the protein MVSARKGKVLVVEDNVMNKILVKEILNLHGYEVIEAATGEEAVEMALSGKPDIVLMDVNLPGMDGVAATRAIKDTEGFEGMPVVAITASAMKGDEEKFMGSGFDGYIPKPVDVAVLLDSIERALRQRKPG